From a single Nostoc sp. MS1 genomic region:
- a CDS encoding Uma2 family endonuclease → MTQALTKQITFDKFIEWLPENSQVRYELHDGVIVEMPKPRGKHSNVTGFLIEELVLGIIQVGKRGIWTIPRESIVKPKSESGYEPDIIVLDQEALSNEPRWEAESIIENSASVKLIVEVVSSNWRDDYYKKRADYEEMGIPEYWIVDYAALGGRAFIGNPKQPTISVNQLIEGEYQVNQFRQGESIQSPTFPDLNLTADRIFQVGR, encoded by the coding sequence ATGACTCAAGCCTTAACCAAACAAATCACCTTTGACAAATTTATTGAGTGGTTGCCGGAAAACTCACAGGTACGCTACGAACTGCATGATGGGGTAATAGTTGAGATGCCAAAGCCAAGGGGAAAGCATTCTAATGTTACAGGCTTCCTCATAGAAGAATTAGTTCTTGGCATCATCCAAGTAGGAAAACGTGGTATTTGGACTATTCCCAGAGAATCGATTGTTAAGCCTAAAAGTGAATCTGGTTACGAACCTGACATCATTGTTTTGGATCAAGAGGCTTTAAGCAATGAACCCCGATGGGAGGCTGAGTCTATTATTGAAAATTCAGCCAGCGTCAAGTTAATTGTGGAAGTTGTAAGTAGTAACTGGCGTGATGATTACTACAAGAAACGCGCAGACTATGAAGAGATGGGTATCCCTGAATACTGGATTGTAGACTACGCCGCATTGGGTGGACGCGCTTTTATTGGCAACCCTAAACAGCCGACTATCTCTGTCAATCAACTAATTGAAGGTGAGTACCAAGTTAATCAGTTTCGCCAAGGGGAAAGTATTCAATCACCGACATTCCCTGATCTAAATTTGACTGCCGATCGCATTTTTCAGGTGGGACGATAA
- a CDS encoding acyl--CoA ligase family protein, producing MNLQSVYHSILTPLTFIERNRQVYPNKTAIIYGEQRFTYSQFAARIYRLADALRDTGIEKGDRVAFFCYNIPPMLEAHFAVPLAGGVLVSINTRLTSQEVAYILNDCGAKFLFVDTELADIIRPIQDSLETVKYIINIADVPGFTPVDGEDYEAFLNTGSPEPLPWVVTDELETITINYTSGTSGKPKGVMYSHRGAYLNSLGEIIETNLTPTSVYLWTLPMFHCNGWCFTWAVTAIGGTHICLRKFHPAKVWQLVQQESVTHLNAAPVILISLLNYADCPQQLTTPLTITTAGAPPSPTLIEKISKIGAKIIHVYGLTEVYGPYTVCEYQSEWDDLSIAEKSRLIARQGVPYITGDGLRVVDKNMEDVPTDGLTMGEVVMRGNMVMTGYYNDPEYTTKAFHGGWFHSGDLAVVHPDGYIEVRDRIKDIIITNGENVSSIEVEQCLYRHEAVLECAVIAVPHDKRGEVPKAFVTLKEGVTATAQELITFCRSQIAGFKCPLTVEFTTLPKTSTGKIQKYLLRAKEWAGHTRS from the coding sequence ATGAATCTTCAATCAGTTTACCATAGCATTCTCACTCCCTTAACATTCATTGAGCGTAACCGCCAAGTTTACCCGAATAAAACTGCGATTATTTATGGTGAACAACGTTTTACCTATAGTCAATTTGCAGCTAGGATTTATCGTTTAGCCGATGCTTTACGTGATACAGGAATAGAGAAAGGCGATCGCGTTGCCTTTTTTTGTTACAACATTCCCCCCATGCTAGAAGCCCATTTTGCTGTTCCCTTAGCTGGTGGTGTTTTAGTATCTATAAATACTCGTTTAACTTCGCAAGAAGTCGCTTATATTTTGAATGATTGTGGTGCAAAATTTTTGTTTGTAGATACAGAATTAGCCGACATTATTCGTCCCATTCAAGATAGTTTAGAAACAGTAAAATATATTATTAATATCGCAGATGTCCCAGGTTTTACACCAGTAGATGGTGAAGATTACGAAGCCTTTCTCAACACTGGTAGTCCCGAACCTCTACCTTGGGTAGTCACAGATGAATTAGAGACAATTACTATTAATTACACCAGTGGCACATCCGGCAAACCCAAAGGTGTAATGTATTCCCATCGCGGCGCATATCTCAACTCTTTAGGCGAAATTATTGAAACTAACTTAACACCTACATCAGTTTATCTTTGGACATTGCCCATGTTCCATTGTAACGGCTGGTGTTTTACCTGGGCTGTCACCGCTATTGGCGGAACTCATATATGTTTACGTAAATTCCATCCTGCGAAAGTTTGGCAGTTAGTTCAACAAGAAAGCGTAACTCACTTAAACGCCGCGCCTGTAATTTTAATTTCTCTCCTCAATTATGCTGACTGTCCGCAACAATTAACTACACCCCTGACAATTACCACCGCAGGCGCACCACCATCACCCACCCTGATAGAAAAAATCTCCAAAATTGGCGCAAAAATTATTCACGTTTACGGCTTAACAGAAGTTTACGGCCCCTATACAGTGTGTGAATATCAGTCAGAATGGGATGATTTAAGCATTGCCGAAAAATCCCGGCTCATCGCCCGCCAAGGTGTACCCTACATCACCGGAGATGGTTTACGGGTGGTAGATAAAAATATGGAGGATGTGCCAACGGATGGGCTAACGATGGGGGAAGTCGTAATGCGGGGCAATATGGTGATGACTGGGTATTATAATGACCCTGAATATACTACTAAAGCATTTCATGGCGGATGGTTTCACAGTGGAGACTTAGCCGTAGTCCATCCTGATGGTTATATTGAAGTACGCGATCGCATTAAAGATATCATCATTACCAACGGTGAAAACGTCTCCAGCATCGAAGTCGAACAATGCCTTTACCGCCACGAAGCAGTCCTAGAATGCGCCGTCATCGCCGTTCCCCACGACAAACGCGGTGAAGTCCCTAAAGCCTTCGTCACCCTCAAAGAAGGCGTAACAGCCACAGCACAAGAACTAATTACCTTTTGCCGTAGTCAAATTGCTGGCTTTAAATGTCCTCTTACCGTTGAATTTACCACCCTGCCCAAAACCAGTACAGGCAAAATTCAAAAATATCTCCTCCGCGCCAAAGAATGGGCGGGACATACTAGGTCTTAA
- the secA gene encoding preprotein translocase subunit SecA, translated as MLKLLLGDPNARKLKKYQPYITEINLLEEEIKVLSDEDLKGKTAEFKQRLAKGETLDDILPEAFAVVREAGRRVLGLRHFDVQMLGGVILHSGQIAEMKTGEGKTLVATLPSYLNALTGKGVHVITVNDYLARRDAEWMGQVHRFLGLSVGLIQSTMTPTERKKNYECDITYVTNSEVGFDYLRDNMATSMAEVVQRPFNYCVIDEVDSILVDEARTPLIISGQVERPTEKYIQAAEIALTLQKDEHYEVDEKARNVLLSDEGFAEAEELLGVKDLFDPEDPWAHFIFNAIKAKELFLKDVNYIVRNGEVVIVDEFTGRVLPGRRWSDGLHQAIEAKEHVDIQPETQTLATITYQNLFLLYPKLGGMTGTAKTEEAEFEKIYKLEVSIIPTNRVRRREDLSDLVFKKEVGKWQAIARECAEMHELGRPVLVGTTSVEKSEYLSQLLREQGIPHELLNARPENVEREAEIVAQAGRRGAVTIATNMAGRGTDIILGGNSEYMARLKLREYFMPRIVSPEDEDVFGVQRAAGLPAGHGAGQGFVPGRKVKTWKASPEIFPTQLSKEAEQLLKEAVEFAVREYGERSLSELDAEDKVAVAAEKAPTDDAVIQKLRDAYKRIKQEYEEFTSREHDEVVSRGGLHVIGTERHESRRIDNQLRGRAGRQGDPGSTRFFLSLEDNLLRIFGGDRVAGLMEAFNVEDDMPIESGMLTRSLEGAQKKVETYYYDIRKQVFEYDEVMNNQRRAIYAERRRVLEGQDLKEQVIKYAEKTMDEIVDYYINADLPSEEWELDKLVEKVKEFVYLLSDMQASHLEDMGVSEIKAFLHEQVRIAYDLKEAQIDQIQPGLMRQAERFFILQRIDTLWREHLQQMDALRESVGLRGYGQKDPLIEYKSEGYELFLDMMVNIRRDVVYSLFMFQPQPQPVVQTSSEMV; from the coding sequence ATGCTAAAACTCTTGTTGGGCGATCCCAACGCTCGTAAGCTCAAAAAATACCAACCGTACATTACGGAAATTAATCTCTTGGAAGAGGAGATTAAAGTTCTGTCTGATGAAGATTTAAAAGGTAAAACAGCAGAGTTTAAACAGCGACTTGCCAAAGGCGAAACTTTAGATGATATCCTGCCAGAAGCCTTTGCTGTGGTAAGAGAGGCAGGACGGAGAGTCTTAGGGTTGCGGCACTTCGATGTTCAGATGTTGGGTGGTGTCATTCTCCACTCTGGGCAAATCGCAGAAATGAAAACTGGTGAAGGTAAAACCCTGGTGGCTACCTTACCTAGTTATCTTAATGCTCTAACTGGTAAGGGTGTACACGTAATTACTGTGAACGATTACCTGGCTCGTCGGGACGCGGAATGGATGGGACAGGTGCATCGTTTCTTGGGTTTGAGTGTAGGTTTGATTCAATCCACCATGACCCCCACGGAACGTAAGAAAAATTACGAATGTGATATTACTTACGTAACTAATAGTGAAGTGGGTTTTGACTACCTGCGGGATAACATGGCTACCTCAATGGCTGAGGTGGTACAACGTCCCTTTAACTATTGCGTAATTGACGAAGTAGATTCAATTTTAGTTGATGAAGCGCGGACACCACTAATTATTTCTGGTCAGGTAGAAAGACCTACAGAAAAATATATCCAAGCTGCGGAAATTGCGCTGACGCTGCAAAAAGATGAACATTACGAGGTTGATGAAAAGGCTCGTAACGTACTGTTGAGTGATGAAGGTTTTGCAGAAGCGGAAGAACTGTTAGGTGTAAAAGATTTATTTGACCCGGAAGACCCTTGGGCGCACTTTATTTTCAATGCCATTAAAGCCAAAGAACTTTTCCTCAAGGACGTTAACTATATCGTCCGCAATGGGGAAGTGGTAATTGTGGATGAGTTTACTGGGCGGGTGTTACCGGGAAGACGGTGGAGTGATGGTTTACACCAAGCCATTGAAGCGAAGGAACACGTAGATATTCAACCAGAAACCCAAACTCTAGCGACAATTACTTATCAAAACTTGTTCTTGTTGTATCCCAAGTTAGGCGGGATGACAGGAACGGCAAAGACAGAAGAAGCTGAGTTTGAAAAAATCTACAAGCTGGAAGTAAGCATCATTCCTACTAACAGAGTCAGAAGACGGGAAGATTTATCTGACTTGGTATTTAAGAAAGAGGTAGGCAAATGGCAGGCGATCGCGCGAGAATGTGCGGAGATGCACGAACTCGGTAGACCTGTGTTAGTTGGTACTACCAGTGTGGAAAAATCTGAATATCTCAGTCAACTCCTGAGAGAACAAGGTATTCCCCACGAACTACTCAACGCCCGTCCCGAAAACGTGGAACGGGAAGCAGAAATTGTTGCCCAAGCCGGACGCAGGGGTGCTGTTACCATCGCCACTAACATGGCGGGACGGGGTACAGATATCATCCTGGGTGGTAACTCTGAATACATGGCGCGGTTGAAGTTGCGGGAATACTTTATGCCCCGCATTGTCAGCCCAGAGGATGAAGATGTGTTTGGTGTACAAAGGGCGGCTGGTTTACCCGCAGGACATGGTGCTGGTCAAGGTTTTGTTCCAGGGAGAAAAGTCAAAACTTGGAAGGCTTCACCGGAAATCTTCCCCACCCAACTGTCGAAGGAAGCAGAACAACTGTTAAAAGAAGCAGTCGAATTTGCGGTGCGGGAGTATGGTGAGCGCTCTTTATCAGAACTAGACGCAGAAGATAAAGTAGCAGTAGCAGCCGAAAAAGCACCCACTGACGATGCAGTAATTCAAAAATTGCGGGATGCTTACAAGCGCATTAAGCAAGAGTATGAAGAATTTACCAGCCGGGAACACGATGAGGTAGTTTCACGGGGTGGTTTACACGTAATTGGTACAGAACGTCACGAGTCACGGCGGATAGACAACCAGTTGCGGGGACGCGCCGGACGACAAGGCGACCCTGGTTCCACAAGATTCTTCCTCAGTTTAGAGGATAACTTACTGCGGATTTTTGGTGGCGATCGCGTCGCAGGTTTAATGGAAGCCTTCAACGTAGAGGATGATATGCCCATTGAGTCGGGTATGTTAACTCGCAGTTTGGAAGGCGCACAAAAGAAAGTTGAAACTTACTACTACGATATCCGTAAGCAAGTATTTGAGTACGACGAGGTAATGAATAACCAGCGTCGCGCTATCTACGCTGAACGTCGCCGGGTTCTGGAAGGTCAAGACTTGAAGGAACAGGTAATTAAATATGCTGAGAAAACGATGGATGAAATCGTTGACTACTACATTAACGCTGATTTGCCCTCGGAAGAATGGGAATTAGATAAGTTGGTGGAGAAGGTCAAAGAGTTTGTCTATCTGTTATCGGATATGCAGGCGAGTCATTTAGAGGATATGGGTGTGAGTGAGATTAAGGCGTTCCTCCATGAACAGGTACGCATCGCTTACGACCTCAAGGAAGCCCAAATTGACCAAATTCAGCCGGGGTTGATGCGGCAAGCTGAACGTTTCTTCATCTTGCAGCGTATTGATACCTTGTGGCGGGAACACTTGCAACAGATGGATGCTTTGCGTGAGTCTGTAGGTTTGCGTGGTTATGGGCAGAAAGACCCGCTTATTGAGTATAAGAGTGAGGGTTATGAGTTGTTCCTGGATATGATGGTGAATATCCGCCGGGATGTGGTTTATTCGTTGTTCATGTTCCAGCCTCAGCCTCAGCCGGTGGTGCAAACTTCTTCTGAGATGGTTTAA
- a CDS encoding cytochrome C, with the protein MLNLLTRKSRTRSLKRRPLGLIVIILTWSLAMGWLLALATSAHSATPTAEIGTVDVIPPGQQLGQELYLENCATCHIGIPPAVLPSQTWRNLLQDSQHYGVQLKPLIDPPRALVWKYLSTFSRSQLPDEETPYRVTDSRYFKALHPKVKLPRPLQLNSCVTCHPGVSEYNYRRLSAEWEK; encoded by the coding sequence ATGTTAAATCTGTTAACAAGGAAATCTCGTACTCGCTCACTCAAACGCCGACCTTTAGGTTTAATTGTCATCATTCTTACCTGGAGTTTAGCTATGGGTTGGTTGTTAGCCTTAGCCACAAGCGCCCACAGTGCTACACCCACAGCAGAAATTGGCACTGTTGATGTCATTCCCCCAGGACAACAACTGGGACAAGAACTATATTTAGAAAATTGTGCTACTTGCCACATTGGTATCCCACCTGCGGTTTTACCTAGCCAAACTTGGCGCAACCTCCTACAAGACTCACAGCATTATGGCGTACAACTCAAGCCTTTAATCGACCCACCACGCGCCCTAGTTTGGAAATATCTTTCCACCTTTTCACGTTCCCAACTACCCGACGAAGAAACGCCCTATCGCGTTACAGATTCCCGTTATTTTAAAGCTTTGCATCCCAAAGTCAAATTACCTCGCCCCTTACAGCTAAATAGTTGTGTTACCTGCCATCCAGGCGTGAGTGAGTATAATTACCGTCGCCTCAGTGCAGAGTGGGAGAAGTAG
- a CDS encoding type II toxin-antitoxin system RelE/ParE family toxin gives MDLTPEYQKSLHELSKRFRNIRSDVQSIIEQLQQENFAGDRIAGFGEEYVVYKVRVRNSNIQKGKSAGYRLIYQVESPTSILLLAIYSKSDREDIGLNELREIMADFYGEQT, from the coding sequence ATCGATTTAACTCCTGAATATCAAAAAAGCTTACACGAACTATCTAAAAGATTTCGCAATATTCGCTCTGATGTTCAATCTATTATCGAGCAATTACAACAAGAGAACTTTGCCGGAGACAGAATTGCAGGTTTTGGCGAGGAATACGTTGTTTACAAAGTGAGAGTCCGCAACAGTAACATTCAAAAAGGTAAAAGTGCTGGTTACAGATTGATATATCAAGTTGAGTCCCCCACAAGTATCTTGCTACTAGCAATTTATTCTAAGTCTGACAGAGAAGATATCGGTTTAAATGAACTGCGAGAGATTATGGCTGACTTTTATGGTGAGCAAACTTAG
- a CDS encoding AAA family ATPase, translating to MREKIDALTQNLNRTIVGKTEAIRLVLVALLGGGHALLEDVPGVGKTLLAKSLARSLDGTFQRLQCTPDLLPTDITGTNIWNPKSGEFTYMPGPVFANIVLADEINRATPRTQSALLEVMEEHQVTVDGVSRPVPYPFFVIATQNPVEYQGTFPLPEAQMDRFMLSLSLGYPGMDEELQMLQNLQHGVKLADLQPCMTLAEIAQLRELCSQVKVETVLQQYILELVRATRQDEEITLGVSPRGTVALQKATQALAFLLGRDYAIPDDVKFLAPYVLCHRLIPRGGRNARGIVDRLLRSLPIP from the coding sequence ATGAGAGAAAAAATTGACGCTTTAACCCAAAACCTCAACCGTACCATTGTTGGCAAAACCGAAGCCATACGCTTAGTGCTGGTAGCACTCTTAGGCGGTGGTCACGCCTTACTAGAAGATGTTCCCGGAGTTGGCAAAACCCTCTTAGCAAAGTCCCTAGCCCGTTCCCTTGATGGTACATTTCAACGGCTGCAATGTACTCCTGATTTGCTACCTACAGACATCACTGGTACTAATATCTGGAACCCTAAAAGCGGCGAATTTACTTACATGCCTGGGCCAGTGTTTGCCAATATTGTACTAGCAGACGAAATCAACCGCGCCACACCCCGCACCCAGTCGGCTTTGCTGGAAGTGATGGAAGAACATCAGGTCACAGTTGATGGAGTTTCTCGGCCAGTTCCCTATCCTTTCTTCGTCATTGCTACCCAAAACCCCGTCGAGTATCAAGGTACATTTCCTCTACCAGAAGCCCAAATGGACAGGTTCATGTTGTCCTTAAGCTTGGGTTACCCGGGTATGGATGAAGAATTACAAATGTTGCAAAATCTCCAACATGGTGTCAAATTGGCTGATTTACAACCTTGTATGACCTTAGCTGAGATTGCCCAATTACGAGAACTTTGTTCTCAAGTCAAAGTAGAAACTGTTTTACAGCAATACATCCTCGAATTAGTACGCGCCACACGCCAAGATGAAGAAATTACTCTCGGTGTGAGTCCACGGGGAACTGTCGCCTTGCAAAAGGCTACCCAAGCATTAGCCTTTTTACTAGGGCGTGATTATGCGATTCCCGACGATGTAAAATTTTTAGCGCCTTATGTGCTTTGCCATCGTTTAATTCCTAGAGGTGGACGTAACGCCAGAGGTATAGTTGATAGATTATTGCGATCGCTCCCCATTCCTTAA
- a CDS encoding FAD-dependent oxidoreductase yields MSVSKIDINTEQLKVDENLTRAVVIGSGIAGLVTAQVLTKHFDQVIVIERDASGELCLRYPQEPAARQGVPQSHQTHVLLTQGQRILEQLFPGLKAELADMGSPLIDWTADCPLLLPSGWSPRFASGITTRACSRNMLENLLHQRVANNDAVEFLEKTQVIGLLGNTNQTTITGVQIKDTNRIKAELYADLIVDASGRSSKTPQWLQTLGYEKPKETLINSFLGYATRLYQSLSSDSLDLKALYLMPQAPNHTRGGSLYQIEGDRWMVCLLGVGRDYPPTDEAGFLEFAQSLVSPVVYDAIKNGQSISPIYGYQRTENRWCHYEQLAKLPENFVLLGDAVCAFNPVYGQGMTIATMGALTLNQCLEQQHQWRSHKDLTGLARRFQKQLAKVNEVPWMMATSDDFRWPTTEGGKPNFVTRLMHSYLNQVMQTASNNSQVYQVFLEVIHLLKKPSAFFHPSIMMQVLLNRKSTLKPSNSPDVFSDLPKQPCKIEVAEF; encoded by the coding sequence ATGTCTGTCTCCAAAATAGATATTAATACTGAGCAGCTAAAAGTTGATGAAAATCTAACTCGCGCCGTTGTTATTGGTAGTGGGATTGCCGGCTTAGTTACAGCGCAGGTACTAACCAAACATTTTGATCAAGTAATAGTTATTGAACGTGATGCTTCCGGCGAGCTATGCTTACGCTATCCTCAAGAACCAGCAGCTCGTCAAGGTGTACCTCAATCCCATCAAACCCATGTGCTGCTAACCCAAGGACAACGCATTTTAGAACAGCTATTTCCGGGTTTAAAAGCAGAATTAGCAGATATGGGATCACCCTTAATTGATTGGACAGCAGATTGTCCATTGCTATTACCTAGTGGTTGGAGTCCGCGATTTGCTTCTGGGATTACTACCCGTGCTTGTAGCCGCAATATGCTAGAAAATTTGCTACATCAACGTGTAGCTAATAATGATGCTGTGGAATTTCTTGAAAAGACTCAAGTTATAGGTTTGCTGGGTAATACCAACCAAACAACTATTACAGGAGTTCAAATTAAAGATACTAACCGCATAAAAGCAGAATTATACGCTGATTTGATTGTAGATGCTTCTGGACGTAGTTCTAAAACACCCCAATGGTTACAAACTTTGGGTTATGAAAAGCCTAAAGAAACATTAATCAACTCTTTTTTGGGGTATGCTACGCGACTATATCAGTCCTTGAGTAGCGATTCTTTAGATTTGAAAGCATTGTATCTCATGCCCCAGGCTCCCAATCATACTAGAGGTGGTTCGCTTTATCAAATTGAGGGCGATCGCTGGATGGTTTGTTTGTTAGGTGTAGGTCGAGACTACCCGCCTACTGATGAAGCAGGTTTTTTAGAATTTGCCCAAAGCTTAGTTAGTCCAGTGGTTTATGATGCAATTAAAAATGGTCAATCAATATCCCCCATTTATGGCTATCAGCGTACAGAAAATCGCTGGTGTCACTATGAACAGCTAGCTAAGTTACCAGAAAATTTTGTTCTACTGGGTGATGCTGTCTGTGCCTTCAATCCCGTCTACGGTCAAGGTATGACTATTGCCACTATGGGTGCTTTAACTCTAAATCAGTGCCTTGAGCAACAACATCAGTGGCGTTCTCACAAAGATTTAACAGGTTTAGCACGACGTTTCCAAAAACAGTTAGCCAAAGTTAACGAAGTTCCCTGGATGATGGCGACTAGTGATGATTTTCGCTGGCCAACCACTGAAGGCGGAAAACCAAACTTCGTCACCCGATTAATGCACAGCTATCTTAATCAAGTCATGCAAACTGCTAGTAATAATTCCCAGGTATACCAAGTTTTTCTAGAAGTAATACATTTACTCAAGAAACCATCTGCATTTTTTCACCCAAGTATTATGATGCAGGTTTTGTTAAACAGGAAATCAACACTCAAGCCGTCAAATTCTCCAGATGTTTTTTCTGATTTACCTAAACAACCCTGCAAGATTGAGGTTGCTGAATTTTAA
- a CDS encoding cysteine desulfurase-like protein: MEALDLKWIRAQFPALTQKINGQPAIFFDGPGGTQVPGSVLDAISDYLVRSNANAHGYFATSARTDALIIAARTAIADFLGCDSDEVVFGANMTTLTFSLSRAIGRTLQPGDEIIVTRLDHSANISSWSALAEQGATIRVVDINVDDCTLDMSDLEQQINSRTKLVAVTYASNAVGTINDIATIVKLAHAVGALVFVDAVHYAPHGPINVHGLGCDFLACSAYKFFGPHVGILYGKREHLDNLQPYKVRPAPDEVPSRWETGTLNFEGLAGVVAAVNYLAKLGCHVSPTIDQELVSALIEADREGLEHFHCPRFLTSPEKPAHEIASAYHSRRAALVAAMSAIGQYERELSHKLISGLLEIPGLTIYGITNPERFAWRTPTVAIRLQSKSPVTIAKELGDRGIFSWHGNFYALNLTEKLGVEADGGLLRLGLVHYNSGDEILQLLQALKEISQ; the protein is encoded by the coding sequence ATGGAAGCTTTAGACTTGAAATGGATACGCGCTCAGTTTCCTGCACTTACACAAAAAATCAACGGACAACCAGCAATATTTTTTGATGGCCCCGGTGGTACGCAAGTTCCGGGATCTGTTCTAGATGCTATCAGTGATTATTTAGTCAGGTCAAATGCTAATGCTCACGGGTATTTTGCGACCAGTGCGCGGACTGATGCTTTAATTATCGCCGCTAGGACTGCGATCGCTGATTTTTTAGGTTGCGACAGTGATGAGGTGGTTTTTGGTGCGAATATGACCACACTCACCTTCAGTTTAAGCCGTGCTATTGGGCGGACACTGCAACCAGGTGATGAAATAATTGTGACAAGACTTGACCATTCGGCTAACATTTCTTCCTGGTCTGCGTTGGCAGAACAAGGTGCAACTATTCGCGTTGTCGATATCAATGTCGATGATTGTACCTTAGATATGAGCGATTTAGAGCAGCAAATTAATTCCCGCACTAAGTTAGTCGCAGTTACTTATGCTTCTAACGCTGTAGGTACAATCAATGATATCGCCACTATTGTTAAACTAGCTCATGCTGTGGGTGCGTTGGTATTTGTCGATGCAGTTCATTATGCGCCCCACGGGCCGATTAATGTTCATGGTTTGGGGTGTGATTTTCTCGCCTGTTCCGCCTACAAATTCTTTGGCCCCCACGTAGGCATTTTGTATGGTAAGCGAGAACATCTTGACAACTTGCAACCTTATAAAGTTAGACCAGCACCCGATGAGGTTCCATCTCGTTGGGAAACTGGAACCCTGAATTTTGAAGGATTGGCGGGTGTGGTAGCGGCAGTTAACTACTTGGCAAAATTGGGTTGTCATGTGTCGCCAACAATTGACCAAGAGTTAGTTTCTGCCTTGATTGAGGCTGATAGGGAAGGGTTAGAGCATTTCCATTGTCCTCGGTTTTTAACATCACCGGAAAAACCAGCACATGAAATTGCTTCGGCTTATCACAGCCGTCGCGCTGCTTTAGTTGCTGCGATGTCAGCCATTGGGCAATATGAAAGAGAATTAAGCCATAAGCTGATTTCTGGGTTACTAGAAATTCCCGGCTTAACTATATATGGCATTACAAATCCAGAACGCTTTGCTTGGCGGACACCAACTGTAGCAATTCGCCTGCAAAGCAAAAGTCCTGTAACTATTGCCAAAGAATTAGGCGATCGCGGTATCTTCTCCTGGCATGGTAACTTTTATGCCTTAAATCTGACTGAGAAACTGGGAGTAGAAGCCGATGGCGGCTTATTGCGCCTGGGATTAGTACACTACAATTCAGGGGATGAAATTCTGCAATTATTACAAGCTTTAAAGGAAATTAGTCAATAG
- a CDS encoding Rieske 2Fe-2S domain-containing protein, producing the protein MTNDTMQQPIFSMSQTLSIRDVRQLGINLNHWYVVARSDEVTNKPLGVILWHQAIALYRDSEGQVHALEDRCPHRQVKLSHGQVIGNELECAYHGWRFNHHGECAAVPYLAENQKLPNCTIRRYPVKEQDGFIWLFPGDGEPSIEPLGLPEWEHLNYIASVAIINCQAHYSYLIENLMDMYHGHLHQDLQAWAEAELQDIDETDKRVDAHYQAQSYYKIDKIWSISQLFFPALRRLHPEPLDVSYIYPHWKSTLGKDFVIYCLLCPVNETQTKAYLIHFTSLNSFWRLHKLPVWFRRFVKDSLFNAAKKFLDGLVIKDVQMIEEEQQAYLQNPQRRNYELNRALVSVQRLMRNQASS; encoded by the coding sequence ATGACTAATGATACTATGCAGCAACCAATTTTCTCTATGTCTCAAACCTTGTCTATTCGTGATGTTCGTCAGTTGGGTATTAACCTAAATCATTGGTATGTGGTCGCACGTAGTGATGAAGTCACTAATAAACCTTTGGGCGTGATACTTTGGCATCAGGCGATCGCACTTTATCGAGACAGTGAAGGACAAGTTCACGCTTTAGAAGACCGTTGTCCTCATCGGCAAGTTAAGCTCAGTCATGGTCAAGTTATTGGTAATGAGTTGGAATGTGCTTATCATGGTTGGCGCTTCAATCATCATGGTGAATGTGCAGCCGTTCCTTACTTAGCCGAAAATCAGAAGCTCCCAAACTGCACAATTCGCCGCTATCCAGTTAAGGAACAGGACGGTTTTATTTGGTTATTTCCTGGTGATGGAGAACCATCTATAGAACCATTGGGTCTACCAGAATGGGAGCATTTGAATTACATTGCTAGTGTGGCTATTATTAACTGCCAGGCTCATTATTCTTATTTAATTGAAAATCTGATGGATATGTATCATGGACATTTACATCAAGATTTACAAGCTTGGGCAGAAGCAGAATTACAAGATATTGATGAAACTGATAAGCGTGTAGATGCTCATTATCAAGCTCAAAGTTATTACAAAATAGATAAAATCTGGTCTATTTCCCAGTTATTTTTCCCGGCTTTGCGGCGCTTACATCCTGAACCTTTGGATGTCAGTTATATTTATCCTCACTGGAAGTCTACCTTGGGTAAGGATTTTGTAATTTACTGTCTATTGTGTCCGGTAAATGAGACACAAACCAAAGCCTATTTAATTCATTTCACATCTTTAAATTCCTTCTGGCGATTGCATAAATTACCTGTATGGTTCCGGCGTTTTGTTAAAGATAGTTTATTTAATGCAGCCAAGAAATTTCTTGATGGTTTAGTAATTAAAGATGTGCAGATGATAGAAGAAGAACAACAAGCTTATCTACAAAATCCCCAAAGACGCAACTATGAGTTAAATAGAGCTTTAGTTAGCGTGCAGAGGTTAATGAGAAATCAAGCATCATCATAA